AGGCTAAAAAAGCCAAACCTATCACCTACACAATGACACCTCAAACTTTCccttgtttccttttcatcctctttccccttttcttctctttatcCTGTTCGTGCACATTCACTATAACAAACAACTGCCCGGATACCATCTGGCCAGGTACTTTAGCTGGTTCGGGCAGGCCCCAACTCCCAACAACTGGATTCCGGTTGGACTCTGGCCAAAGTGCCAGAATTCCTCCTACTCCAGAATGGTCAGGACGTATCTGGGCAAGAACAGGTTGCACATTTGATGAGTTGGGAGCGGGCACATGTCAAACAGGCGACTGTGGAGGAAGACTGGAATGTAATGGCAACGGTGCCACTCCACCTGCCTCACTCTTTGAGATAACCCTTGGCAATGGCAATGATAAAGATTTTTACGATGTCAGCATTGTAGACGGCTACAATCTACCCCTTATCGCTTCTCCACGCGGCGTGTATGGTGCCTGCAATGCTACTGGCTGTGCTTCAGATATCAACATAGGTAAGGCTTCGAATCTGATCATGCTCCAACATACACAAGTCTTCGATTTTCAGGACACATTTTGTTATATGCTGAACCAAGTTGGTCACCAGATgcttcaaatttttaaaattgaaacgAAAAAAACTGTTGCAGGTTGCCCAAAAGAGCTTCAGGTGGTGGGAGGTGTAAACGAAGGGAGTGTGGTTGGGTGCAAGAGTGCCTGCGATGCATTTGGTTTGGACCAATACTGCTGCAGTGGACAGTTTGCTAACCCAACAACATGCCAGCCTTCCTTTTATTCAACCATTTTCAAGCGGGCTTGTCCAAGAGCATACAGTTATGCTTTTGATGATGGCACAAGCACTTTTACATGCAAAGCCTTTGAATATGCCATTGTTTTCTGCCCTAACGGCAACGGGTACACTTTTCATCCCATCATCACTCAAACAAATTCAACTCTAATTTTTATATGAAGCCACCATAAAACTCTTTTCTGTCcaatgaaatatatttttgataCAGGACGACACAACCGGATGATTCGTTAGCTCCTCCAAGATATCAAGTGCCTGGCAGTGAAAAGGTTGTGCGGCAGATGGTTTCTTCTTCAAACATGCTCTTACCGATTCCGTCACTAATCCttcttctcatcttcttctacaTACTCTCTTGAAGGTATGAAATTAAGTACATGGGGACAGAAGGtttgaagaaacaaagaatttgaaattttatttcgAAGAGGAATTAAGAATGTATTAGATAATTCATTCAGGCACGCCAAAGTGCATTGAAATGTTGGGGATCAATTGACTTTAGAAATATGAAAGGAATCCGAAGCCTTTAGTACATGAAAGGGGTCAACGACATGGTTCTAAGCATGACGTTTATGATTCATGACGATATAATCATAAAGATCCTGGCTCAGTTAATTGTAGGCAAAGGCAATCCACAAtaatgtaaaatattgtacgTAACCACGAATCTGCGTATGTTAAATTTTCAGAATATTGGCCACCAATGGCCATCATTATACAATAATCTGTCACTAAATAATCCTCAATCAACTCTACTTTCGTCAATATGAGAACTAACATCTAGTTACTGATTTATGATTTGTTGCAGTAACAAGAAATGATAAACAAAACTGTACGCCTCATTTTTTGCTCTTGGCTTTCTTGGAAACTTgagttttctttcttgctttCTTCGTTGGCTGTGGCTTCCCTCCAGCAGTTTTACCCCTCTTCCTTACAACAGTCTGTAGACAAACAACTTAAAATCATTGAAGATTAATTTACCCCAACAAAAATTGTAAAGGAAATTTAAGGTTCATAAACGTACCAATGCTTTCTCAGCTTTCCCCTTGGTTTTCCCCTTAGTTTGTTCTTCAACATCCTCCTCGTTTTGATTAGTTTGATGCAGAATGGCTTTAGGAAGTTTGTCAGTTTCATCTTCTGAATCAAATGAGAAACCATCTAGGGTTCCTATACATTCAAAATGACGAGTTGTTTTTAAGaaacatacaaaacaaaaataaagaaactgcCATCACAACAAAATCCCCTTGGAAAATTCTCTAACCTTCAACCATTGTTTCAGCTTCATAAACAtttgattgtggtttcagCTGAATAAAGTCATTCATGATAGCTTCAATCTGCTCAAAGAATATACAATTCAAAGTTTAGttaacatttcttttttcttcataaaatcCTGCATTTTTTCAGCTAATCTAACTAAATGATTAACTAACCTTTGCCTCTGATTGACCAAAGCTAACCTGGACAagaaaaaatttgtgtcatGTCGAATccttattatttaaaatgtaATTTCATTAGTAATAGAGGAGAAGATATCTGATTCCTACAAAGTAATTACATAATTAAGGACATGATCCCCAATGTTAAAATTGTAAATGGAGACATATAACTTACAACACAAAATGTCCTGGAAGGAACTATTGTTGTTTTGTATACGGTACCTGTAatgttaaacaaaaaaagcaaaccAATCAGATGTAGGCAGCTAATACGGAAACATGCAGCACAATAAGTTGTACTGGCAAAGCTAAACAACCAGCGCATTTGTCTACATGATAAAGAGATATGAACAAGACATGCCTTTCAAATCAAGGTACATTTCCCGATTTGCAGATTTAGAATCTGAAATTATTACCCGTCCTACAGCACCCATATCACCGCTCAAATCTATTGAATTTCCTTCACACTCAACAAGTGCCTGCACAAAAAGCAAATCATTTATTTAATCACAGGTTTCTCCTCCCCCCATTCTTTTTTCAAGGGAAAAGAACTGGTCAGTTAGAACACCAAGCTATTGAACAATATCTTTTCAACTTAATTTATTTCTTCTGTTAAGAACAAGATCTTGATAACTATAGATACAAGCTACAACCAAGCAATTTGTTGTTGTACCTTTGAACGTTGGACTTTTTCAGAGAGCACCAAAGGCAACTTCGAGGATACCTGCAAATTACATATAACCAAAGCAACTCATTATGGAAAAGATTATATAGGCAATCATCATTGCTTCTATAGATTACTCTTACATGAGGCTCAACAGGCTTGTCGGATGCTTCTTCCTCTGCAACTTCCACATCACCACAATTTCCTGAACAAAATTTCTCTCTTAAAAAAGTCTCTGAACATCGTGATCAGggaaaccaaaattttcaaccaaaGCTTCTGTGTTACCTTCTTCCTTGGGTTtgtctgttttcttctttttcagggATATTTGATCTTCTACGTTTTTCCCTTGTTTCGGAGAGTTGCTTTTTAATCTCTTTTTTGATGGAGACTCTGCAACAGATTTCGTAAGAGTTTTATCTAAACCCTCATCTTCATCGGGAATTTTAGAAGATTTAGGTGGAGACAATACGTGGCAATCAGATTGATCGTCCCCTGAAGGAACACCATTCAGTGAAGACTCGGAATCTGACGATAATGACACCGTTGAATGAGTTGGTGGTAcctgaaaacaaagaaaaccttaCACTTAGCATccagaataaataaataaagttgaaGGAAAACACAAGGCTGCAAAGTAATTTTAACCATTGAAATGCATCAAGACCTAACCATCAGATCAGACCATGGAATATATAGCCCAGCAAAagataaatgaaatgattcttCTTCAAACTACCTGGAAAGAGCGCAGCCAATCTGGAGACTCCTCCCTCGAGGTGCTCATTCCTGCTGGCTGCTCGAAAGtaatatattacttaatttGATTGCAAGACCGAGTCTGGGTCAACCAAATACGTCATTCCTCGTCTTACCCCTTCTCGCATGACAAATTTTAATGCATTTCAAATGATTATCATACAGAAGAAAGAATCAGCACCTATGCTCTTAAGATGTTTGTAAAAATGCCAAACCTACAAATCAGAGAGAGACTTAGAGCAGAAACTAGAATTGCGGATCTGATATCGAACATTTCACACTCTCAAGCAAAATACAAGTTTCTGTCAAGTATAACGAAGAAGGTACCGGAATATGAGAGGTCGACTGCGCAAGAACGAATTGGACGGCTGCTAGCCTCCTACAACAAGTGCCTGACTATGAAATTAAACTGAGTGTGATTTGCGCCAAATATGATAATTAACCACCGTACcgccaaacaaaagaaaaacgcGGGACTtacaaaactaaataaatatttttttttcttcgatcGGCTGATGTTTATTGCGAACCACACTGTTCCGCTGCGGAATTGTGTGTGCCGCTGCCTGCTATAATATCTCCCCTTTGTTTTCGGTCCTGCTTATGACACGCACAAAATTATTGGGCCTCAACCTGGGCTGCCGTTGCACGGCATAAGGGTCATATTCTgttaattttgtgtgttttgggcCTTGAGCCTTCCTACCtataaccaaaaacaaaacaattaaaaaataaaaaaaagggaaaaataataaatatttgcaACAAAATTCATCTCTCAACTAGAGAAAATTGATACATACATGGACTTAGTCGAGTTTATTAGAGCAGATGTGCTCTCAATTTTGCACCGAATTTGAATCCTCATTTCCGTAGTTTATATTAGATTCAAGTAGAATATAGTTtatatcaaaagaaaacaaaaaacttgaaaaaaaaaatgatgatcATTCAAccacaaatacaaaatgatGTAATGACGTTCATATCCGTatgcaaaatatatatatccaatTTAGCTTATTCTAGGTACTTTATGATATAATTATGGATTGATTTGCTTCCATAAAATGTCATGGGTAAAATTttagattattattttaattaaaattgcgAGTATAATATATTGTTGCTGAAtttgtaaattataaaaatatgttTATCAAATAGGTCAAATGTAGGAACTTAGGAGGTTGAATAAAATACAAAgagggaagaaaagaaagaaacttcgTTATCCATTAGCCTCACACACCCTAGTAGTACGCGCTCCAAATAGTGCTGGAGaacagaagagaagaagaggcagAAGCAAATTGAATTGGGAAGTGAAAAGAAATGCAACAAGGGAAACAGGGAGTTATGGTGATACCTCAGCAGAACCAAAACCCAATAGAGCAGTTGCAGGCTCGGTTCAAGGAGCTAGAGAGTGGGTTCAAGGGTTGGTTGGCCAAGCAGTCTTTGCCTGTGGAGGCAGCCGTCGTCACACTCACAAGCGGCGCACAGGGCGCTGCCATCGGTGCCTTCATGGGTACTCTCACCAACGAcgtttcttcctctcttcccaCCCCTCCTCCTCAGGCCGGCCTCAACCCTCAAGCCATGGCCTCTTTCAAGCAAGCTCAGGTCTTCCTCTCatattatagtttttttttttcgtctgTATTACAAATTACCtatgattggattggattggatttctATAGGGAAATTTTTGAGAAAAGTTGAACCTTTATCATAACCCCTTCAACCCCATTTGGCATTTGGATTACATTATAATCCCAATATTTCATTCTTGTTTCTATCAATTTTCTGTAATCAAACACGGGCAAAGTTTATTTCACGGGAATAAattgttcttttgttctttgacGTTGCTTACCGTGATTACTTTCAGTGCTGGAAAATCTTGGCTTGGTTGAAACCTATAATTCTTCAAATATGTGGTTTTCAGATAGGATCGAAGTATACAATTAGTAAGCAAAAAATGATGCAATTAGTCAGCTCAAAGTTTAGAACTTTTCCCTCCTCTTGTTGACTTTAAACTCCAATTTGATTacttttcacattttttagttttaatttcttgtGTTGTTTAAGCTTTGAAAAGTTCTTATGTTTTAAGGATTTGTTGAAGGGGCACAGTTTTTTCATTTCGTCATTTATGTTATTATGAACTCTAAAGTTTGTAGTTAAGGAAACCTATCCCATGCTTTAATTGTAACCTaattaaacagaaaacatgttcCCTCACTATGATCTCAGATTAATTTGAAACATGGGTAGTGTTTGAATTAGTTGTCGTGGTTACTTGGTGGAGCAGTTCTGTTGATATATGCAATGTTCACTTTGATTGTAGGCCCTTGCTGGGGGTCCCTTGATACAAGCTCGCAACTTTGCTGTTATGACTGGTGTCAATGCCGGCATATCCTGTGTCATGAAAAGATTGAGAGGCAAGGAGGATGTTCAATCTAGGTGAGCCTATTCTTTCCTCCGTATTGATTATGATATCCCAATCACAATTAGTTAGTGTTATGGTTGAACTGAGTCTGgctattaattttgattgCTTCAGTGAATCATTCTAGGTAGAAATTAGCACAATTTCTTCACGTTCAATCTTCTGAGATTCACCTAAAATTATATAAGTTGTGAAACAATTTTAGGTTAACCcttcttttgaaatttatccTATCACCTTTTAGACATCGCCTCGATGCCTTTATGTCTGTGTATAGGTCATTTGAGGAGTAAGAAACAgacttttgtgaattttttcctttggtCCACTTATGGAAAAGGGAAACTTATTGGCTCTCTGTGTTTCATAGAGATCATAGTTCTAAGGCAGAATTTCTGAGGTACTCCCTGAAACTGcatatgctttttttttttggtcccaGAGCCATTTTGCTATTTGGTTCATTCTATGAGCGTTAGATCTggatctctttcttttcttcctgattTTATAtgttctcagggaaatcttcCATCTATTTGTGTATGTCCCACCCTCCCCCcgcatttttcttttacataGAAAAGTGTCTTTCTGTATCTATAGGTAGATCATATATCAAATTGTTCTTCATAATATCATACCTGCAATGCGCAAGTAGTAtagatttcatttatttttaatattgatAGGcgtgtttttttggttttaccACAACCTTATTGTTATTCCCATGTACTGCAGCATGGTGGCTGCTTTTGGTTCGGGAGCCCTGTTTTCACTGGTGAGTGGCATGGGCGGCCCCAATCAAGCAGCAAATGCAGCCACTTCTGGACTTTTCTTCGCACTAGTTCAAGGTGGACTTTTCAAGGTGAGCCTGAACAAGATCTAATTATCATTTTGATAGTAGGTAAAGTGTGTTCATTTTTCTAGTCCCTAGCTGTACTTGATTGCATTGCAAGCTTTTAGGAGACATCAAAGCGAACAAGTCCTTTTTAAGACAAGGAGACAGCTGAAGATTTGGAACTAACATTTTTCATAAACACCCAACTATAAATGAATCTATATGGGGTCTCGTGCTAGTACTCTGAGTCACTGATTTGGTGCTGGTTACTTATTTGCGCTGACAACACTTTCACATGGTTGATGCAGTTGGGGCAAAAATTTTCTCAACCACCAACTGAAGATATTTACTACTCTAAAACAAGGAGCATGTTGAGTAACCTTGGCCTCCAGAATTATGAGAAGAATTTCAAGAAAGGGTTATTATCAGACAACACTTTGCCTCTGCTCAACGACAGGCAAGTAACAGGCTTTTCAAATTCTTTCACCCCCATAGTCTCGTAAAGTCACTTTGTATATGTTTTGATGGCCTTCCTTCCATTTGTGATGCATTTCAGTGCACTGAGAGACGTGAAAATCCCTCCTGGACCAAGGCTTCTCATTCTTGATCACATTCAGAGGTCTTACTCCTGCTCCATAAATAGTTATATTGCCTCCTTGAACTTCTGAGTTTATCTCACTGGTGATTAATTTTTGATTTCAGGGACCCTGAGATAAAAGAGAGGCGAGGATTTAGTAGTTGAAGTGAACTGCCTATTGTCGATTTAGTCTGCTTGGCCTTCCTGAAGAACCCCTTCTTTCTCCAGTTAAAACCTCAGTAGACTCATTTTCAGTTGAGATAATGTCATTTTGCTGTCAACTGTGTTCTTAATATTCAACCGCTACAATTTGCTGGATAAAATAATGATGGCATGATTTTGGTATTTATGGAAATTCATTTATTTGCAATCCTGAAGATCTATAGGAACTCTCCTTCAAGCATGCCAACATGATTGCACAAGTAACAATTCATAAAAGTAAATTCAAGAGTGGGGATTTATTTGTTCCAGAAAGGCAACCCAGTGATCAATTGCCAGATTTGTATCGTACGCACGAGAATACCCGTACTTGATATCTTGGATGCACGATGCGAGCGGACCTTACATTACATGTGTAATAAGTAGCATGCAGATACAGCAGAGCATTACACATAGACTTTGGACAGATGTAGCTTCACATGGCAACCATTCTTCTTTGTAATCTTGCAGATGTGATGTGATTGCAGTGTAGCTTCACCTTCACGTTGCCCTTGTCCCGTGGCCTTCCTTGGCGAATAGTACTACGAAGTTGGAAATTAACGTGAGGTGCCTAATTGCGGATAAATTCTTCCTTGATGTGAACAACGTGACACCTCCGCGTTGTGTTataatttgaattgaaatttatCCATATTATAATGTGTATTTATTCATTAATACTATATCATAAgtttataataattaattaattgtgtgGTCCATCCATCTATATTATAATAACTTATTAACGCTATGCGATGGTGTCACCGCGCCATTTCTCGTACCGTTTGATCTCGACAATAATGCAAGACCCGTTTGCTGTGAATTGTGAGAGCACGTCACGTCTCTATAGATTGCTTTTTCATTTGTCAAGCTTTTTCATTTGTCAAGCGCCTTGACGAAGGACCTATAGTCTataccttttctttcttccttctgcTTTCAAGTCTTCATATTCGAGATAAAAGCAATGGATTTGATACTGCATTCTTCAGTTgccattttctttctctaggagtccactcacaatcacatcactttttttttttaaaatgtcaaattaaaCTCGTGAGTTAGGCAAGAATTACGTAAGATTGTACTCTACTGTTAAAAAAAGACTAACTTCATATCCTAAGCAAAGAGGGAGAGCTCGGAAAATGAAACAGATGAATTACAGTAATGCGGCGGGCTACATAATCTGCCCAAAATCAACGCGCTCAGAAAACTTTGAAATcacaattttttcaattcaaacatGTTGCGTACAAGTTATAACCAACCAACCTGTTCCCCGGCGGAAGATAATTATTTGGAATAATCCAGTAAAAATCCCTTAATACGAGTGGACCTTTCTTCCACTTATTCGTTGGGTGGAGCAAAAGTCACAACTTGTCCACAAAACAACTTTTCAGCATTCACACCATGATTGCACTTCAATCTTcattcaaattaattattcactaatCCAGACCAGACCTGACACTATTTTGCTTATGCATTCATTTGACAAATTGACATCCACCTCCTCCAAGATTACAactttttcatcttcttcgtttTGGTGGCCGGACGGAAATTACAAAccccaaaaacaacaacagaCTTTCAAGTATCGGAGAGGGAGTGGAACAGAACAAAGATGCAACCTTGTTGCTCAAGAGAAATTAATCAGATCAAAGTAACAAACtttatatttcttcttctatatatttgttttattttcttgaaagaGAAGATGGATCAAAATCAAATGATTCACATCATCAAATTACTTTCTACACAACACACAATTACAACCAACAACTACAACGGACCAATCCCAACTCAAaaatacaacaacaacaacaataataacaaccaaattccaattttttttttgttcaaccaataaaaaaaggaagaaaaaaaatcaaagaagacgAAACGGTTAGTAACTGAGCTTATTGTACGTTGTCATTTGGAAGCGAGTCCCAAAGGCTGCGCAACGGATGAAGCCTGGAGAAGGCGTTGGGCCTGAGAGAGCTGGTTCATGAGGGCCAGAATCCGAGCGTGATCTGTACGAGCCTGATCGACGGCCTCCGCTTCGAGCTCACCGAGCTGTGAGCAGAGCCGCTCCTCTGCCTCCTCGGCGACTCTTAGCCTCTCACGGGCCTTCTGCAGCTCAGCCTTCATGCGCTCCTCTCTCTCCTGGCTCTTTCTCAGCTCTATCTCCAGCTCCTCGTTCCTCTTTCTCAGCAGTTTCTCTTCTTCAACCTCCGGCACTTGCTTTGTTACcgccatttttgtttctttctttggaaTTGGAAGGCTTACAACAAAGTGTTGTTGCAGAGTATGTCTGGTGGTGGGGTTTATAAAGGGCAAAAACTGTGTGTCCAGGTTCAATGTATCTACCTTGCTTTCGAATTTGTGATTCTGCTTACGCCCTTGCATCTGTCATTTAACTCGTTCGTTGGTATTTGACAactctttttcccttattGTTTTTCACTTGGCATCTTCCTTCCATATCGTCATTACCCAACTAATCATGTCGCGCCTCGTTTAATTAGAGTGAGCATTTTTCTCTCGCTATTATTCTCAACACTAAAAACGTGTATATGGACATAACAATAGTtttacaaatacaaaataaatagttaATTATAGTTATACCTATAGATAGACGCGTGTGAAATGTTAACAAGAATGTTAAAAATACACCTTAAATTAAaatggtgagcaaaaatattttcttaattatatatatatatatatatttttaactttcatcactataattaattaggagattGAGATGAGGCGACTTTTTATTTCTagaaataaattgctgatCTAATGCAGGCTGCGcgttgtattaaaaaattaaaaaattcagtTGATTAATGTCAATATAGGTGACCAAATTCTCGTTGTTTTCACACATATGGCATTGTTTATTGACCAATGACCCAATCAAGAAAAGTTTTGAGCTTGTTTGGGTTGGTCTTTAATTAACCTAGGAGTAAATAAAAGGCAAATCAATAAAATCGAGAAAGCAAATGCCCGACAAGATGTGTGGTGGTaactaacaaaacaaaacaatactaTGTCTGTGAAATGGATCCTTGTAGTGGGTAATTATTGGACAAAGGATCGTGGCCTATCGAGGTCGCAGAAGACGCACAAGTGGGTGGCCCGTCCTAATCTCCTAAAGGTTGGGTCACACATTACAAAGTACATCAAGAGccataacttttttattttttggagatTCGAATatgagatattttttttcaaattaaggCCATCTTTAATTATGGACTATAAGTCAAATACGGacataaaataatgcaaaattCATCTCCAGTCTCGAGTAACAAAAAAATGTGGTCAAATTTGGAGGGCCACATTTGGCTCTTTAGCCTTCCAACTAAGTCAATTGTATGGCAACTTTGGCCTATGccaaattttttatgtagGCCCAAAACATGTGCTTttcaaaaagataaattatCAAGTGTGGGCAAGAGCACGAAACATTTCTCCCAAATGCATATCCAATATCCAATGTTAAAGGTCCACTAATGTCATTGATGATGGTAGCTAGCcgttaggattttttttattttttatatataaaatagtcTTTTAAATGTTATTAACGTATACGTGTTATATATGGAATATTGTCTCTAAATAGTAGCTTAGTTAAATTAATCAATACATAATTGTGGAATGTATGAGTGTTGTACTatagtttttctcaaaataataaaatataaaggatCCTAAAATATAGCCATGCATGGCTGGAGATGTAAAAATTTAGTCATacactattctttaaaaaattaatattttggaaggtTAAATTTATAGTATTTGACTACATTTAACCCTATGATTAGAGATGGCCTAAGATAATTTTCCACTGAACTAGACTCCGTTGACAAAACCAATTTCTTAAACTTAAAACAACTTTAGCAAATACAAACCAtctaaataaacaaatgttTCACAATAATCACCATccctattttttgtttttttgtttcttaaattattttagacTCTCTTTGGATGGAGGGATtcgaaataattaatttagatataGCAACATAGATTGTAATAGTctaaacaaataatattaatcCATGAATTTAGAATATCTTTCAATCCAAATGGAGTTTTAACGAATTCCATTACATTTTATGACAACACAATGGACCGAAATACGATCTTAATTAGTAATCTAAGACATTAGATTtgccatatttatttatacactCTTTCGTTTTGCTTATCTTGTCCTAAATTGTATGTGaaggtaaaataaaaaaacaaactatATTACCTGCTTCAAACGATgaccattttccttttctattatCTCAACCGCGTGGCCCTGGAGACTTGCTTGAGAATGAACTAGTGGACCCTGGTGAAATTGAGAGTGTACGCTGGTGAGGCATGGATTATGACTTGGTGAGCACTGAACATGCATTGCATTATATCAtgattattaaataaaataatggtgAATCGTCAGCTTGATTGGTGTCGGTAGAAGGATTAGGGGAATAAGGGGGGGTGGGTGGGGTCCCTTCCCACTAAAATTACCATGCATTTGTCAACTCTTGCCTTTGGGAAAATCCATTGGCCCAAAGTTCCGTCCTCCCCAGAAAACTTCGTAGATAGTAGGCAACTaccaaatttaaagaaaagaaaaaagaaaaagaaaaattataatgGGCTTCAGTATGAAAAGACGATAATGGACTGGGCTCAGTTTATAGATTCTATGTGATGGGCTTAGGGTTTTATTACCCATTAACAAAAAAGCCACTATTTGCTAATGTCTTGTTTATTTTAGATTGcaagaattttgtttttttctttataaaaatgttaaaaatttACTCTTTAAATGATAacttgaaagagaaaaaacacATAATCAACTCAGgggtattttaatttaatttcaccTCCGgggtatttttagttttaataataataataaattgatcGTCCTTTTAAGTTTATCCCCTCCGGCCAGTCTATTGCAATGACATAACTTAAAGCAAGACAAATGATtgagagatttttttattcaaagcaATTTGAAATGTGTACTTCAACAAAgtgaggaagagaaagataCACTGCGTGGGCTCTTTGTGCTCTACGCAATCCTCGACGTTGCTGTCTCTTGCATTGTAGAAGAAGAACATCAATTACCTTCGCTCTTTTCTTTCGGTaagtttttcatttgatatgcatgttttttatattatattattctaCTACGTTTCCAATATCATcctgggttttctttttcaagatcTCTGATTTTTCATGTCGTCTGATTGATACTGCTATGATTGTTGCTAATTTCTTGATGTTCTTGGATCATCCGAAGACCCATATGCTTGATCCGTTACTTTCCGGTGCTCATGGGTGATTGAATGCTTtatatgttcaattttttattttcgtttATATGGGTCATTTGATTTTGCT
Above is a window of Prunus persica cultivar Lovell chromosome G2, Prunus_persica_NCBIv2, whole genome shotgun sequence DNA encoding:
- the LOC18786966 gene encoding thaumatin-like protein 1, coding for MTPQTFPCFLFILFPLFFSLSCSCTFTITNNCPDTIWPGTLAGSGRPQLPTTGFRLDSGQSARIPPTPEWSGRIWARTGCTFDELGAGTCQTGDCGGRLECNGNGATPPASLFEITLGNGNDKDFYDVSIVDGYNLPLIASPRGVYGACNATGCASDINIGCPKELQVVGGVNEGSVVGCKSACDAFGLDQYCCSGQFANPTTCQPSFYSTIFKRACPRAYSYAFDDGTSTFTCKAFEYAIVFCPNGNGTTQPDDSLAPPRYQVPGSEKVVRQMVSSSNMLLPIPSLILLLIFFYILS
- the LOC18787656 gene encoding DNA-binding protein BIN4; amino-acid sequence: MSTSREESPDWLRSFQVPPTHSTVSLSSDSESSLNGVPSGDDQSDCHVLSPPKSSKIPDEDEGLDKTLTKSVAESPSKKRLKSNSPKQGKNVEDQISLKKKKTDKPKEEGNCGDVEVAEEEASDKPVEPHVSSKLPLVLSEKVQRSKALVECEGNSIDLSGDMGAVGRVIISDSKSANREMYLDLKGTVYKTTIVPSRTFCVVSFGQSEAKIEAIMNDFIQLKPQSNVYEAETMVEGTLDGFSFDSEDETDKLPKAILHQTNQNEEDVEEQTKGKTKGKAEKALTVVRKRGKTAGGKPQPTKKARKKTQVSKKAKSKK
- the LOC18787480 gene encoding mitochondrial import inner membrane translocase subunit TIM22 — encoded protein: MQQGKQGVMVIPQQNQNPIEQLQARFKELESGFKGWLAKQSLPVEAAVVTLTSGAQGAAIGAFMGTLTNDVSSSLPTPPPQAGLNPQAMASFKQAQALAGGPLIQARNFAVMTGVNAGISCVMKRLRGKEDVQSSMVAAFGSGALFSLVSGMGGPNQAANAATSGLFFALVQGGLFKLGQKFSQPPTEDIYYSKTRSMLSNLGLQNYEKNFKKGLLSDNTLPLLNDSALRDVKIPPGPRLLILDHIQRDPEIKERRGFSS
- the LOC18785389 gene encoding protein RESPONSE TO LOW SULFUR 2, which translates into the protein MAVTKQVPEVEEEKLLRKRNEELEIELRKSQEREERMKAELQKARERLRVAEEAEERLCSQLGELEAEAVDQARTDHARILALMNQLSQAQRLLQASSVAQPLGLASK